In the genome of Candidatus Moraniibacteriota bacterium, one region contains:
- a CDS encoding DUF1361 domain-containing protein yields the protein MSRRNVFLIALNISLMGAFSLLAVRMFVARTDGYFFLLWNLFLAAIPYWIAAFFERSLGKNTHMTNGLWIVFLVWLFFFPNAPYIVTDFVHLPWEYEYSQSFAYDFVLVATFAFSGMLFGMGALFRVHRALRKAIGRWWGDAAMVAVIFLSGIGIYLGRFLRWNSWDAFLNPLLVFRDTLSHYGDPVWFARAVALSFLFSIGIGASYLFFVAAYWALGWRRNRSN from the coding sequence ATGTCCCGACGGAATGTTTTTTTGATAGCGCTCAATATCTCGCTCATGGGAGCGTTTTCGTTGTTGGCTGTGCGAATGTTCGTGGCGAGAACAGACGGATATTTCTTTCTCTTGTGGAACCTATTCCTGGCGGCGATACCCTATTGGATAGCGGCATTCTTCGAGCGATCCCTCGGGAAAAATACCCACATGACGAACGGCTTGTGGATTGTGTTTCTGGTGTGGCTGTTCTTTTTTCCGAATGCGCCGTATATCGTGACGGATTTCGTGCACCTCCCGTGGGAATACGAATATTCACAGAGCTTTGCTTATGATTTTGTACTGGTCGCAACTTTTGCTTTTTCAGGGATGCTCTTCGGGATGGGCGCGCTCTTTCGAGTGCACCGGGCGCTTCGGAAGGCGATTGGCCGCTGGTGGGGAGACGCGGCAATGGTCGCGGTTATTTTCCTGTCGGGTATCGGAATTTATCTCGGGCGATTTCTTCGGTGGAACAGCTGGGATGCGTTTCTTAATCCGCTCCTCGTATTTCGCGACACGCTATCGCACTATGGCGATCCGGTGTGGTTTGCCCGCGCCGTAGCGCTCTCGTTTCTTTTTTCGATTGGTATCGGCGCGTCATATCTTTTCTTTGTTGCCGCATATTGGGCGCTTGGATGGCGGAGGAATAGGAGTAATTGA
- the pyk gene encoding pyruvate kinase: MKKNTKIVATIGPASESKEKLREMVEAGMNVVRLNFSHGEHEWHEMVINRVREVSEELKRPIAILADIQGPRIRTKVDEPFRVAKGDAVFVGDISNEAEFPKTRGHWFFLDQPNIVHDISVDDLILLEDGLLQFRVMKKEGNVLELEAINDGEVKNRKGVNLPDSLLSLPVFTEKDKKDIQFVAGQSVDYVGMSFVGNAENVKSFRALLAETGMPESEFPKIVVKIERKEAIKNLHEIIREADAVMVARGDLGIEMPETRVAILQKEIIAASLSAVRPVIVATQMMKSMTENPRPTRAEVSDVTNAVIDHADAVMLSEESAMGKYPVETIRTMSEIIANTEESPFDNVYQTIGMNLRSEYATMVRSVYELAKSYDAEIILLMSESGFTARLMSHFRPDSRLFVATNNQKAWNRMALFWGVDATLFADNTQLDGIIDRLIEKLLAEGKVKKGERAVLCLGRHRKNDQLQLVGVREIG, encoded by the coding sequence ATGAAAAAGAATACGAAAATTGTGGCGACGATCGGACCGGCGTCGGAGTCGAAAGAGAAACTGCGAGAGATGGTGGAAGCGGGGATGAACGTGGTGCGGCTCAACTTTTCCCATGGCGAGCACGAGTGGCACGAAATGGTGATCAATCGCGTGCGCGAAGTGTCGGAAGAATTGAAGCGACCGATCGCGATCTTGGCCGATATCCAGGGTCCGCGAATTCGGACAAAGGTGGATGAACCGTTTCGCGTGGCGAAGGGTGACGCGGTATTCGTGGGTGATATTTCCAATGAAGCGGAATTTCCCAAGACGCGCGGGCATTGGTTTTTCTTGGATCAGCCGAATATTGTACATGATATCAGTGTCGATGATCTGATTCTCTTGGAAGACGGACTCTTGCAGTTTCGTGTGATGAAGAAGGAGGGGAATGTTCTCGAACTCGAGGCGATCAATGATGGCGAAGTGAAGAATCGAAAGGGTGTAAACTTGCCGGACTCCTTGCTTTCGCTGCCGGTCTTTACCGAGAAAGATAAGAAAGATATTCAATTTGTCGCCGGGCAGAGTGTTGACTATGTAGGGATGTCGTTTGTGGGAAACGCGGAAAATGTGAAGTCGTTCCGTGCACTTCTTGCGGAAACCGGCATGCCGGAGTCGGAATTTCCGAAAATCGTGGTAAAGATAGAGCGAAAAGAAGCTATCAAGAATCTCCACGAGATTATTCGCGAGGCGGATGCGGTTATGGTGGCGCGTGGCGATTTGGGCATTGAAATGCCGGAAACGCGCGTCGCGATTCTGCAAAAAGAAATCATCGCGGCGAGCCTCTCGGCGGTGCGTCCGGTTATCGTGGCGACGCAGATGATGAAGTCCATGACGGAGAATCCTCGCCCGACCAGAGCCGAGGTGAGCGATGTGACGAATGCGGTGATTGATCATGCGGATGCCGTGATGCTATCGGAAGAGTCGGCGATGGGGAAGTATCCGGTCGAGACGATTCGCACAATGAGTGAAATTATTGCGAATACCGAGGAGTCGCCCTTTGACAATGTTTATCAGACAATCGGCATGAATCTCCGCTCCGAATACGCAACCATGGTGCGGAGCGTCTACGAGCTTGCCAAGAGCTATGATGCCGAAATTATCCTCCTCATGAGTGAGAGCGGCTTCACGGCGCGGCTCATGTCGCATTTTCGTCCAGACTCGCGACTCTTCGTGGCGACGAACAATCAGAAGGCATGGAACCGCATGGCGCTTTTCTGGGGAGTTGACGCGACGCTTTTTGCGGATAATACTCAACTCGACGGCATTATCGACCGCCTCATCGAGAAACTCCTCGCCGAAGGCAAGGTCAAGAAGGGCGAGCGCGCCGTCCTCTGCCTCGGACGCCACCGAAAGAACGACCAGCTCCAATTGGTCGGCGTGCGAGAGATTGGATAG
- a CDS encoding alpha/beta hydrolase, with product MFLRNFFENPSAGEKKAIAKSSEDPTKPELQDSRKEEWAIETAGGKTKVYEFIPKDPISEVPVFLAPGFGGTEAIYEKSILEFVQENRRRVLTVDHPRFGGRRIENDKNRFASTELSRRSLNISEVLEELERRGTPRVDAITHSEGTINLIEAAAENPERFRNIILFAPAGFINKTDRENFIRSITSLARNFVSDLFKSHGSESEEERQRRKTALQKGVVYVLQNIFRSMEEIVGIATTDLCENLEKIRNTSNLKNLNTKILVAAPINDAVFPFEDMKEILQTLYETKKIDGIVTVTKGHSALYQNGHFSCIGKLFDTLEGRN from the coding sequence ATGTTTCTCAGAAATTTCTTTGAAAATCCCTCCGCAGGAGAGAAGAAAGCGATTGCTAAGAGTTCTGAAGACCCAACAAAACCAGAGTTGCAAGATTCACGAAAGGAAGAATGGGCAATAGAAACAGCAGGAGGAAAAACAAAGGTCTATGAATTCATTCCCAAGGACCCTATTTCCGAGGTTCCTGTTTTTCTTGCTCCCGGATTCGGAGGCACCGAAGCTATCTATGAGAAGAGCATCCTTGAATTTGTTCAAGAAAACAGAAGACGAGTTCTTACAGTTGACCATCCTCGATTTGGAGGGAGGCGGATTGAAAACGACAAAAATAGATTTGCCTCAACAGAACTTTCCAGAAGATCTCTCAATATTTCCGAGGTACTTGAGGAACTTGAACGAAGAGGTACACCAAGAGTCGATGCTATCACACATTCCGAAGGAACAATAAATCTTATCGAGGCTGCCGCAGAAAATCCCGAGCGATTCCGAAACATCATACTTTTTGCCCCAGCGGGATTTATCAATAAGACTGACCGAGAAAATTTTATAAGATCCATCACCAGTCTCGCCCGAAATTTTGTCAGCGATCTTTTCAAAAGTCATGGTTCAGAATCGGAAGAGGAGAGGCAAAGAAGAAAAACAGCACTTCAAAAAGGGGTGGTCTACGTACTGCAAAATATCTTTCGATCCATGGAAGAAATCGTGGGAATCGCTACAACTGATCTCTGTGAAAACCTCGAAAAGATTCGCAATACCTCAAATCTGAAAAATCTGAACACAAAAATCCTCGTCGCCGCTCCCATAAATGATGCCGTATTTCCTTTTGAGGATATGAAGGAGATATTGCAAACTCTTTATGAAACAAAAAAGATAGATGGAATTGTTACCGTAACCAAGGGTCATTCCGCACTTTATCAAAATGGGCATTTTTCATGTATCGGAAAGCTCTTTGACACACTCGAAGGACGGAATTGA
- a CDS encoding peptidylprolyl isomerase → MQSKKAGDYSYLARAFGDTSSDSASSTATSASPAPQTSTPRTPASPTPQVAGDQTSAESAAPDANDPASADTKSPAEKPAIEEDTYQKEDLSFIKKYDGAILKTSEGNITIHFYNDDAPKTVNNFFKLAADNFYDGIRFHRVIKGFVIQAGDPNSKDNNWADDGQGGPGYAFDDEINSHKLIEGSVAMANSGPNTNGSQFFIVTAKSTPLLDGKYTNFGEVTDGMDVVRKIEKVDTNTNDHPKENIEIKHIDFVKKK, encoded by the coding sequence ATGCAGAGCAAAAAGGCAGGAGACTACAGCTATCTCGCGCGGGCATTTGGCGACACGTCATCAGACAGCGCATCCTCCACCGCAACATCGGCATCGCCCGCACCGCAAACATCAACACCAAGAACTCCCGCATCACCGACTCCGCAGGTTGCCGGCGATCAAACATCAGCGGAGTCTGCTGCGCCCGACGCAAACGATCCGGCGTCTGCCGACACGAAATCACCAGCCGAAAAACCCGCCATCGAGGAAGACACCTACCAAAAAGAAGACCTCTCTTTTATCAAGAAGTATGACGGAGCCATACTCAAAACGAGCGAAGGCAACATCACTATACATTTTTACAATGATGACGCACCAAAGACCGTAAACAATTTCTTCAAACTCGCCGCCGACAATTTCTATGACGGCATTCGGTTTCATCGGGTCATAAAAGGATTCGTCATTCAAGCAGGCGATCCGAATTCCAAGGATAATAACTGGGCGGACGACGGACAAGGTGGACCCGGTTACGCCTTCGACGACGAGATCAATTCGCATAAACTCATTGAAGGATCCGTTGCCATGGCAAACTCGGGACCAAATACCAATGGCTCGCAATTCTTCATCGTGACTGCCAAATCAACACCACTCCTCGACGGGAAATATACCAACTTCGGCGAAGTGACGGACGGCATGGATGTCGTCCGAAAAATCGAGAAAGTCGACACCAATACCAACGATCACCCGAAAGAAAACATTGAAATCAAACACATCGACTTCGTAAAGAAGAAGTAG
- a CDS encoding M48 family metallopeptidase produces the protein MATLYTSYDKNTRLTWVYMTGFLAFVIGVGYVFAGAMQSSGILYGAVIFSILMSFGSYWWSDKIVLAMSGAKEVTRENGREIYRLVENLCITAGLPTPRIYIIEDTAMNAFATGRDAKHGVVCLTTGIINRLEKIELEGVIAHELSHIGNRDILLSTVIVVMVGFVTLLADWFRHWAFFGRRSDDRESGQLQFIFMILAVLLSILAPIAAMLMQLALSRKREFLADASGALLTRYPEGLARALEKISGDTEPLEAANRATAHLYIANPFKGKNVAKLFMTHPPMEERIAALRGMKV, from the coding sequence ATGGCAACTCTCTATACCAGTTATGACAAGAACACGCGATTGACCTGGGTGTATATGACCGGGTTCTTGGCATTTGTGATCGGAGTGGGGTATGTGTTTGCGGGAGCGATGCAGTCGAGCGGGATCCTCTATGGGGCTGTGATCTTCTCGATTCTCATGAGCTTCGGATCGTATTGGTGGAGCGACAAGATCGTGCTCGCGATGAGCGGCGCCAAAGAAGTGACTCGCGAGAACGGGCGCGAAATCTATCGATTGGTGGAGAATCTTTGTATTACGGCGGGGCTTCCGACGCCCCGGATCTATATCATCGAAGACACGGCAATGAATGCGTTCGCGACCGGGCGCGATGCGAAGCATGGCGTGGTGTGTCTCACGACGGGTATCATTAATCGGCTCGAAAAGATAGAACTCGAAGGGGTTATTGCGCATGAGCTTTCGCATATTGGGAATCGCGATATTTTGCTTTCGACAGTGATCGTGGTGATGGTGGGATTCGTGACGCTTCTGGCTGACTGGTTTCGGCATTGGGCGTTCTTCGGACGTCGGAGCGACGATCGCGAGAGCGGGCAATTGCAGTTTATCTTTATGATCCTCGCGGTGCTACTCTCTATTCTTGCGCCGATTGCGGCGATGCTGATGCAGCTCGCTCTCTCGCGGAAGCGAGAGTTTTTGGCGGATGCGTCGGGCGCGCTTCTCACGCGCTATCCGGAGGGACTTGCTCGGGCACTCGAGAAAATCTCCGGTGATACGGAACCATTGGAAGCGGCGAACCGCGCAACAGCGCATCTCTATATCGCCAATCCCTTTAAGGGGAAGAATGTTGCGAAGCTTTTTATGACTCATCCGCCAATGGAAGAGCGCATCGCAGCGCTTCGTGGGATGAAGGTGTAG
- a CDS encoding IS5 family transposase — MYPSDITREQFEHIRPFLESTRKRTKPKTLDSYDVFNALLYILVTGCQWRALPKDYPKWQSVYRHFLVWKERKNKQTESMLEQVLKKLVEQERMKNGKQCKTSFCIVDAQSVKNTDTAREKGYDAGKKVSGIKRHILVDTNGLPHAFTVTTANVTDRNGAIQAVKANKKHLSRVEKLLTDGSYTGENFAKAIKACIGAEVGVAKRNELHTFAVLPQRWVVERSFSWLEKCRRLWKNCERTLDSSLQMMVLSFARLLLKRL, encoded by the coding sequence ATGTATCCAAGCGACATAACCCGAGAACAATTCGAACACATCAGACCATTTCTCGAATCAACCAGGAAGAGAACCAAACCAAAGACACTTGATTCCTATGACGTATTCAACGCTCTGCTCTACATTCTGGTCACGGGTTGCCAATGGAGGGCACTTCCCAAGGATTATCCAAAATGGCAGAGTGTCTATCGACACTTCCTTGTCTGGAAGGAACGAAAAAACAAACAGACAGAGAGTATGCTTGAGCAAGTCTTAAAAAAATTGGTCGAACAAGAACGTATGAAAAATGGCAAACAATGCAAAACCAGTTTCTGCATCGTTGATGCTCAAAGTGTCAAGAATACAGATACGGCTCGAGAAAAAGGTTATGATGCAGGAAAAAAAGTTTCCGGTATCAAGCGACATATTCTCGTTGACACCAACGGATTGCCGCATGCGTTCACGGTAACCACTGCTAACGTCACTGATCGAAATGGAGCTATCCAAGCCGTCAAGGCAAACAAAAAACACCTTTCACGGGTGGAGAAACTCTTGACTGATGGTAGTTATACCGGAGAAAACTTCGCCAAAGCGATCAAAGCATGTATCGGTGCGGAAGTGGGAGTAGCTAAACGAAACGAATTGCATACGTTTGCCGTTCTTCCTCAGCGCTGGGTGGTCGAGAGAAGCTTCTCCTGGCTGGAGAAATGCCGAAGGCTCTGGAAGAATTGCGAACGGACACTGGATTCGAGCTTACAGATGATGGTTTTAAGTTTTGCTCGATTGTTGTTGAAAAGATTGTAA
- the uvrB gene encoding excinuclease ABC subunit UvrB has product MKSDTFKLKAPYQPAGDQPKAIKALSEGLRAGMGRQTLLGVTGSGKTFTVANIIAAFGKPTLVIAHNKTLAAQLAQEYQSFFPDAAVHYFVSYYDFYQPEAYIPASDTYIEKDAAINVEIERLRHASTQALLTRRDTIIVASVSCIYGLGSPEEYERENLRVERDMRCPRAEFLRALIDRHFERTTADLSPGTFRAMGNRIEVMPVQEKIVFEIELSGESIGRIRKIDPVSQAILEEPDAFFLFPAKHFVTTEEEQRRALVSIRAELEEQLKKLTDAGKLLEADRLKRRTNYDLSMIEEIGYTNGIENYSRHLSGKTAGEPPETLLSYFPKTPDGAPDFLTILDESHVTLPQIRGMYAGDQSRKKTLVEHGFRLPSALDNRPLRGEEFEARIGQMIFTSATPGTEERRTSRNIVEQVIRPTGLVDPLLTMKPVRAGEEYAGQIVDFIAEAEKEISSGGRVIATTLTKKMAEDLSTFLKEKNIKAEYLHSDVKTIDRIRILTKFRRGEFDCLVGVNLLREGLDLPEVTFIGILDADKEGFLRSETSLIQTIGRAARNVSGRVTLYADTVTGSLKRAIDETNRRRDIQLAYNVEHGITPETVRKEIHDITDKIESDHDRAVRADLALDERVFGTDKKKLIRRKKAEMNEAVKMLDFETAAILRDEIRELENVDRKRNV; this is encoded by the coding sequence ATGAAATCTGATACATTCAAACTCAAAGCACCCTACCAGCCGGCAGGGGATCAGCCGAAGGCGATCAAAGCGCTTTCGGAGGGATTGCGGGCGGGGATGGGGCGGCAGACGCTTCTCGGGGTGACGGGTTCAGGGAAAACCTTTACCGTAGCAAATATCATTGCAGCGTTTGGGAAGCCGACCTTGGTCATTGCGCACAATAAGACGCTTGCGGCACAGCTCGCGCAGGAGTATCAAAGTTTCTTTCCGGATGCGGCGGTGCACTACTTCGTCTCGTACTACGACTTCTATCAGCCCGAGGCCTATATCCCGGCGAGCGACACCTATATTGAAAAGGATGCGGCGATCAATGTGGAGATCGAGCGGTTGCGGCACGCCTCGACGCAGGCGCTTCTCACGCGGCGCGATACGATTATTGTGGCATCGGTATCGTGCATCTATGGCTTGGGATCGCCCGAGGAATACGAGCGGGAGAACCTCCGTGTCGAGCGGGACATGCGATGTCCACGCGCGGAATTCTTGCGGGCACTGATTGATCGGCACTTCGAACGGACGACGGCCGATCTTTCGCCTGGGACATTTCGCGCAATGGGAAATCGGATCGAGGTGATGCCGGTTCAGGAGAAGATTGTCTTTGAAATCGAGCTCTCGGGCGAATCGATCGGACGCATTCGCAAGATAGATCCGGTGTCGCAGGCGATCCTCGAGGAGCCGGACGCGTTCTTTCTCTTCCCGGCGAAGCATTTTGTGACGACGGAGGAAGAGCAACGGCGCGCGCTGGTGTCCATTCGTGCCGAGCTTGAGGAGCAACTCAAGAAACTGACCGATGCCGGGAAGCTTCTTGAAGCGGATCGGCTGAAGCGCCGGACCAACTACGATCTCTCAATGATCGAAGAAATCGGCTATACGAACGGTATCGAGAACTACTCGCGGCATCTCTCGGGGAAGACTGCCGGAGAACCTCCGGAGACGCTTCTTTCATATTTCCCGAAGACGCCCGATGGCGCGCCGGACTTTCTCACGATTCTCGACGAGTCGCATGTGACACTTCCGCAGATTCGCGGCATGTATGCGGGCGACCAATCGCGCAAGAAAACGCTTGTCGAACACGGCTTTCGACTGCCGTCCGCACTCGATAATCGCCCGCTTCGCGGCGAGGAGTTCGAAGCGCGTATCGGGCAGATGATTTTTACATCGGCGACACCTGGCACGGAAGAACGGCGAACGAGCCGAAATATTGTGGAGCAAGTGATCCGTCCGACGGGACTCGTTGACCCGTTACTGACGATGAAACCGGTGCGCGCCGGCGAAGAGTATGCGGGACAAATCGTTGATTTTATCGCTGAAGCGGAGAAGGAAATTTCAAGCGGCGGCCGAGTCATTGCGACGACCCTGACGAAGAAAATGGCGGAAGATCTCTCCACATTTCTGAAAGAGAAAAATATCAAAGCGGAATATCTTCACAGCGATGTGAAGACAATCGATCGTATTCGAATCCTCACGAAATTCCGCCGTGGCGAATTCGACTGTCTTGTCGGAGTAAACCTCTTGCGCGAGGGGCTCGACCTGCCCGAGGTGACATTCATTGGTATTCTCGACGCGGACAAAGAAGGCTTCTTGCGATCCGAAACCTCGCTCATCCAGACGATTGGTCGCGCCGCACGAAACGTCTCGGGGCGCGTGACGCTCTATGCCGATACGGTGACCGGGTCGCTCAAGCGCGCGATCGATGAGACGAATCGCCGCCGCGATATCCAGCTTGCCTACAATGTGGAGCACGGCATTACACCGGAAACGGTGCGTAAAGAGATTCACGATATCACGGACAAAATCGAGAGTGATCACGATCGCGCCGTTCGCGCCGATCTTGCGCTTGATGAGAGAGTCTTCGGAACAGACAAAAAGAAACTCATCCGCCGAAAAAAAGCCGAGATGAACGAGGCTGTGAAAATGCTCGACTTCGAGACTGCCGCTATTCTTCGAGATGAGATTCGGGAGTTGGAGAATGTTGACAGAAAGAGAAATGTTTGA
- a CDS encoding divergent PAP2 family protein produces MIRNEIMLFLIPILVVIIAEGIKFANYCRKHGWDLRYSIAYGHMPSAHTAFVASLVTTVALVDGFTHVSFAIALTLAIIVIFDALRLRVYMGEHARYLNNLTKELKLDESQFPRLKERVGHKPEEVAVGGLVGILLTLLFFAIWGI; encoded by the coding sequence ATGATTCGCAATGAAATTATGTTGTTTCTCATTCCGATACTCGTCGTCATCATCGCCGAAGGGATTAAGTTTGCCAACTACTGTCGCAAGCACGGCTGGGATCTGCGCTACTCGATCGCCTATGGTCACATGCCAAGCGCGCATACCGCATTCGTCGCTTCACTCGTCACCACGGTCGCGCTCGTCGACGGCTTCACGCACGTATCTTTTGCCATAGCACTCACACTTGCCATCATTGTCATCTTTGACGCGCTTCGGCTCCGTGTCTACATGGGCGAGCACGCTCGCTACCTCAACAATCTCACCAAGGAACTCAAGCTCGATGAATCGCAATTTCCCCGCCTCAAAGAGCGCGTCGGTCACAAACCCGAAGAAGTCGCCGTGGGCGGCCTGGTCGGCATCCTCCTCACGCTTCTCTTCTTCGCCATCTGGGGGATATAG
- a CDS encoding DUF4870 domain-containing protein, with amino-acid sequence MSEETTQQEENAKAWEAVHEGAEAPKVDKDIEENKVVAAISYLGPLFFIPLFLKRESPFCQFHAKQGLAFFIVWMIGWAIFWVPVFGWLLWVAVALFDIYAIVKALQGEKWEVPIIGDLARKINI; translated from the coding sequence ATGTCAGAAGAAACGACACAACAAGAAGAGAATGCAAAGGCGTGGGAGGCGGTGCATGAGGGAGCAGAAGCACCGAAAGTAGACAAAGATATCGAGGAGAATAAAGTGGTGGCGGCAATCAGCTACTTGGGACCGCTCTTCTTTATCCCGCTCTTCCTCAAGCGTGAAAGCCCGTTTTGTCAGTTTCATGCCAAGCAAGGGCTTGCGTTCTTTATCGTGTGGATGATCGGGTGGGCGATTTTCTGGGTGCCGGTTTTCGGCTGGCTTCTCTGGGTGGCGGTCGCGCTGTTTGATATCTACGCGATCGTAAAAGCGCTTCAGGGTGAGAAGTGGGAAGTGCCGATAATCGGTGATCTGGCGAGAAAGATCAATATCTAG
- a CDS encoding PD-(D/E)XK nuclease family protein: MRLSYSSLGTYQTCPLKYKFKEIDRLKEPKSKEAIFGTLIHSTLKFFHEPALLPPSLEDALNHFSKNWNDAVYDNPDEERAAFSAGVDMIRRYVEHNDPTQFTIVALESPFQIEIADAHGTTHTVKGIIDRIDKTADGYEIIDYKTGRKLPSQADVNTNLQLSVYAKAFLARYPQEANNLDHLTVSLYFLKHGVKLSSRRTIEDLKDVDDIFLETIGEIEAKHFEPRINPLCDWCGFQKVCPMWKHKFRELRTATTEEKEQAVNDYLATKRAIELDKQKLMKLQATILEYMDAEDVERLFGDVGIIERARTQKYEYDAGKLRDRLEPLGKWESVLAVNQTLVKKALASLPLETRKQIEAETKTPGKETVTLRVKKTLAEDSDDE, encoded by the coding sequence ATGCGTCTCTCCTATTCCTCCCTTGGCACGTATCAAACCTGCCCTCTGAAGTACAAGTTCAAAGAAATCGATCGGCTCAAAGAACCGAAATCGAAAGAAGCCATCTTTGGGACGCTCATTCACTCAACATTGAAGTTCTTCCACGAGCCGGCGCTTCTCCCACCCTCTTTGGAAGATGCGCTCAACCATTTCTCGAAGAACTGGAACGATGCGGTCTATGATAATCCGGACGAAGAGCGCGCCGCCTTTTCCGCCGGTGTCGATATGATCCGCCGATATGTCGAGCACAATGACCCGACGCAATTTACGATCGTCGCACTCGAGAGTCCGTTTCAAATAGAGATCGCCGACGCACACGGCACGACACATACCGTGAAAGGTATCATCGACCGTATCGACAAGACTGCGGACGGCTATGAAATCATCGACTACAAAACCGGGCGCAAACTCCCTTCGCAGGCAGATGTCAACACCAATCTCCAGCTCTCTGTGTATGCCAAAGCATTCCTCGCTCGCTATCCGCAAGAGGCTAACAACCTCGATCATCTCACAGTAAGCCTTTACTTCTTGAAGCACGGCGTGAAACTCTCTTCGCGGCGGACGATTGAAGATTTGAAAGACGTCGACGACATTTTCCTCGAGACAATCGGGGAAATCGAAGCCAAGCATTTCGAACCGCGAATCAATCCTCTCTGCGACTGGTGCGGCTTCCAAAAAGTTTGCCCCATGTGGAAACACAAATTCCGCGAACTCCGCACAGCAACCACCGAGGAGAAAGAGCAGGCGGTAAACGACTACCTCGCCACCAAGCGCGCGATCGAGCTCGACAAACAGAAACTCATGAAACTCCAAGCGACAATACTCGAATACATGGACGCCGAGGATGTCGAGCGACTCTTCGGCGATGTCGGCATTATCGAACGCGCGCGAACACAGAAGTACGAATACGACGCCGGAAAGCTCCGCGACCGCCTCGAACCTCTCGGCAAATGGGAGAGTGTCCTCGCCGTAAACCAAACGCTCGTCAAAAAAGCGCTCGCCTCACTCCCCCTGGAAACCAGAAAACAAATAGAAGCCGAGACCAAAACACCTGGCAAGGAAACCGTTACCCTCCGCGTAAAGAAAACGCTTGCCGAAGATTCGGATGACGAATAG
- a CDS encoding LemA family protein — MALYILLGVGLVLVVWGIAAYNSLVTFKNRAGEAWSDIDVQLKRRYDLIPNLVNTVKGYAAHESGVFEKVTEARSQAMQAGGTAEKAQAENMLSGALKSLFAVAEAYPDLKANQNFLELQRELSDTENKIQASRRFYNGVVMEYNTKIETVPTNIIANMFTFAKREFFELDEEAAKQPVKVEF, encoded by the coding sequence ATGGCGCTCTATATTCTCTTGGGGGTTGGGTTGGTTCTCGTGGTGTGGGGGATTGCGGCATACAATAGTTTGGTGACGTTCAAGAATCGCGCCGGGGAGGCGTGGAGCGATATCGACGTGCAGTTGAAGCGTCGATATGACCTTATCCCAAATCTCGTGAACACGGTGAAGGGCTATGCCGCGCATGAGTCGGGTGTTTTTGAGAAGGTGACCGAGGCACGGAGCCAGGCGATGCAAGCGGGCGGCACAGCGGAGAAGGCGCAAGCGGAAAATATGCTCTCGGGCGCTTTGAAGAGTCTCTTTGCGGTCGCGGAAGCATATCCGGATCTCAAGGCGAATCAGAACTTTCTCGAGCTTCAGCGCGAGCTCTCCGACACGGAGAACAAGATCCAAGCATCGCGCCGTTTCTACAACGGCGTCGTAATGGAATACAACACCAAGATCGAAACCGTCCCGACCAATATCATTGCGAACATGTTTACGTTCGCCAAGCGAGAATTCTTCGAGCTCGATGAAGAAGCGGCGAAGCAACCGGTGAAGGTGGAATTTTAG